The DNA sequence GCGTAAGCATTAGCAGTACTTCCGATGAGTCGATATCTTATGATTCGAAATTTCCCGAGGCAACATCACACGTCGAAAGTGAAACAAATGGCAATGTGGTTCAAATCCTTCGAGAAGAAAATGAGGCAATCGAGCCCAAACACCCCGATTTTAGCAAGATGAAACCGGAAATTGAGCCAGTTGTAGTAAACGGTCACGAGGATAATCTCataaataatgaattttttgaagaaatagaAACACCAAAAATCAAATACCAGCCAGAAAATCGGTCGAATAGTAACGCGGGTAATTTCAACCATGTTGACTTCAccgaaatattaaaaaagccTAGGCCCCATACAAACCAATCCAACACTTTCGATGTTTTGGGAAATATACGCCTGATAACCCTCGATGACTTGCCTGACGATAGCAGTGGCTCCGGAGCCTCAGGCAAAAATAAACGCGGTGATAAGATTGCGTCGGCGGCAAGTTTTTTTCAGAACGGCCACCGCGACAAATCAAGCAAAGAAAGCTCCCTGGTGTCTTTAAATAGTGACATTAAAGCTTTCAGCAACAGTAACGGATCTGTCTCGAAAGAGGGGACGAAAATGAACGGCCTCAATACAGAAAGTGATATCATCGAGGAGTTAATGTCACCGGTGAGTGATATCCCTGAGGATATATCCACCGCTCTTTCGGACGGCATCTTATCGGCGGCATCTGAGATCAAATCGGAGCCTAAACGTGGTGCGAATAAAAAAGGTTCGCCATCAGCAGCCACTAATTACGATTACTCATCTGAGTTCGAAATTCTGAGTGACTTTGACCGAAAACAAGGTTCTGAGCGGCTGGGTTCGAAAAGCGTTCACTCAAATAACAAACGATTGAAATCGATAAATCATGAGGTATCGGATGCAACGATCGAGAATGTTAGTGAGCTTGAGCAAACACAAACGCATGACCAAGTGTCCCAAAATGTTGAGGAGCAATCACATCAGTCGATATCTGGCCTGCTTGTTGAACAATCTTCTGAGAGCTTTAGCCGGAAGCAATCGGATTCTACTCAGTTAAAATTTCGCTCTTGGAAAGAGTTTGGGCATTCatcgaaaaataaagaaaggagAGGAGGTTCAAAAGCTGAATTTCTGAAAAGAACAAATTTCGGATCTGACTCGTCGGTTATAGAAAGTGATTTGGACCGGAAGCCCCACGTTTTTCCGGAATCTAAGCCCAAGGACCGGAGAGAAGGTATAAAagctgaatttttgaaaagagccaATTCCGGATCAGACTCGTCGGTTGTGAAAAGTGATTTCGGCCGGAAGCTCCACGTTTCTCCGGAATCTAAGCCCAAGTTACGGAAAGCAGGTGTAAAAgctgaatttttgaaagaaaattccgGATCTGACTCATCGGTTGTAAAAAGTGATTTGGACCGGAAGCCTCACGACTCTCCGGAATATAAGTCcagtgagagaaaaaaaaatattacgtCATCTCTCAGAGACGGTGAAAAGTCCCGAAGGGAACGCATCAAACATGTTTCTGGggcccaaaattttaagaggatttccccggatgatgaaaattttaaagttgctGAGAGTCTGAAAACCAGGAAACGCCGAAAGCATAAAATCAAGCGAAGTTCCAAAAATCTTACATCTGAGAATTTGAATAATATTACTGATCCTCAGAGAAATGGAGGAATAGAGAGattaaaatcgcgatttgtaaAATCAGCAGCCAGTGTAATCACGAACAACAAACCTTCGATGATTGCGATAGAATCACGCGAAGGAAAGAGAGGGGAGGTGAAACGCAGACCTCACATAGAAAGGATAAGAAATGATATAAGTTCCGAGTCTGAAATTAAGAATCGGAATAAAATCGGAGACAACGTGAAGTCTAAACAAGATTTCACATGCCTCGTGAATATTCCCGGTGGAGAGAAGGATTTCAAAAATGTGAAGAGTGTAAATACGCAGACCAGTCCGAAAGTTGTAAGTTTTGATGAGCCACCTCGATTTGAGACATCGCACGAGTCGCTTTTTGAGGAGAAATTCAAAACTTCCGCGGAAAATATTTGCAACTGTTGTGCGAGGAATAGAGGTTGCTTTCGGAACTCAATGAATTCCCTGGGTAAGTCTAAGTGGCGTTATTACTAGCATCATTGTAATCTTTTAAAGTAGACGATTAGGATCTGGAGGGTGAAATCTGTCTGATTTTGCCGGAGGAGTAAGCAAGTAGTACCAAACGCTTAGGAAGGAAGGATTGCAAAGAAAACTTTCATGCATTCATTGAATTACATTCTTACTCATTAAACGTCTTTAGGATTCATTTACTTAATCGATCATAAACCAGCCTGTCATAAGCAGTGACAGCTTTCGACTAGTGGGCAAGTTTTAAAGATAGTGATCCTCTTCAcagaaagcgccttcaattcgtgTGCAAGCCATAAACATTACATGAGGTGCTCCAATTGTTTGAAGAAAGATTTGGATTATTCTGTGAACTTAAAAATAACAAAGTCCTGATTTTAGAGGTATACAAAAGACATGGCAAGTAACACAtttaaatcatgaaaatatatctggaattttgtttcttattattttctgatgcaacatttttctctctttcagtGCTCAGAAATCACGATGGACTTTTGGAGACTGCCATGAACCGTTTATTGATGGGGCAGctaaaatttatacaaaatatgGTCGAAAAACAGAATAAATCGCACGAACTGAATCGCCAAATTATTAAACTCATGAACCTTTCGCAACCTAATTGCTTTTCTCGGACGTGACGATGTGACATATCAATAAAATGAATAGTGAAATTTATTCAGAGTTTTATTTGGCGACCTTGTATAAAATAGTGAGAAGGGGTAAGCTTTTGTCATCAATGTTGCGTACGTGCGTAATTGAAGGCGACTAATCACTCGGAAACCTCTTAAAAGgagcttttgaaaattgagtcCATTTGTAATCCTGATACGCTT is a window from the Bemisia tabaci chromosome 5, PGI_BMITA_v3 genome containing:
- the LOC140224679 gene encoding uncharacterized protein is translated as MLKLNRINLKLQDFENKYIKNKQKSVSISSTSDESISYDSKFPEATSHVESETNGNVVQILREENEAIEPKHPDFSKMKPEIEPVVVNGHEDNLINNEFFEEIETPKIKYQPENRSNSNAGNFNHVDFTEILKKPRPHTNQSNTFDVLGNIRLITLDDLPDDSSGSGASGKNKRGDKIASAASFFQNGHRDKSSKESSLVSLNSDIKAFSNSNGSVSKEGTKMNGLNTESDIIEELMSPVSDIPEDISTALSDGILSAASEIKSEPKRGANKKGSPSAATNYDYSSEFEILSDFDRKQGSERLGSKSVHSNNKRLKSINHEVSDATIENVSELEQTQTHDQVSQNVEEQSHQSISGLLVEQSSESFSRKQSDSTQLKFRSWKEFGHSSKNKERRGGSKAEFLKRTNFGSDSSVIESDLDRKPHVFPESKPKDRREGIKAEFLKRANSGSDSSVVKSDFGRKLHVSPESKPKLRKAGVKAEFLKENSGSDSSVVKSDLDRKPHDSPEYKSSERKKNITSSLRDGEKSRRERIKHVSGAQNFKRISPDDENFKVAESLKTRKRRKHKIKRSSKNLTSENLNNITDPQRNGGIERLKSRFVKSAASVITNNKPSMIAIESREGKRGEVKRRPHIERIRNDISSESEIKNRNKIGDNVKSKQDFTCLVNIPGGEKDFKNVKSVNTQTSPKVVSFDEPPRFETSHESLFEEKFKTSAENICNCCARNRGCFRNSMNSLVLRNHDGLLETAMNRLLMGQLKFIQNMVEKQNKSHELNRQIIKLMNLSQPNCFSRT